The Neofelis nebulosa isolate mNeoNeb1 chromosome 16, mNeoNeb1.pri, whole genome shotgun sequence genome includes a window with the following:
- the LOC131496982 gene encoding LOW QUALITY PROTEIN: protein SLFN14-like (The sequence of the model RefSeq protein was modified relative to this genomic sequence to represent the inferred CDS: inserted 1 base in 1 codon; deleted 1 base in 1 codon; substituted 4 bases at 4 genomic stop codons), whose protein sequence is VSPVICKFKENIVISRILVNVETTFLSKSFPGTPFCYCLEHRGTAGLDGVQTDMEMLYPKTVVHVGRMTFGEESRKKMASSYLKRMENAKIIQATCALLNSGGGVIKAEIDDKTYSXRCHGLGQDLETSFQKLLPSGSQKYLDYMQQGHNLLIFVKSWSPDVSSLPLRICSLRSNLYQRAVTSTVNLSASSALELLREKQSRAQRRRSRVKEWSSQKVPYGYIQEEEDRRVSASELFQKDRLLYKERLNVTESTRVELKRFTTRKIVPRIKEMLPHYVSALANTLGGYLIIGVDDKNKEVFGCQREKVNPDLLKREIESCVEKLPTFHFCCEKPKVHFTTKTLNVYQNDVLYGYVYVVHMGPFCCVVFTEAPDSWIMRDNSVTRLTVEHWVAMMLDIQSAISSLATDYSFHLSSPAPSALGSPSSPKKVLEFKRPLQQCLFPVTQEEIQFKPVSLCKKLFSDHKALKELMKTQIYPCSQGIVIFSRSWASDVGLRKDRDVLCDALLIAVNSPLVLYTILIRPGWIGGLEYGRNTVHQLKQKLGTVGSYTGKVCAIPRLMHLSSTQCSPNEIPVHYPQSYRLAAKDEMEDLLPAFIIVSLCSXSLLSDQLGCEFFNLLIEEQCELLSESLQEPXELFIHCLPGTRKTALAIKIVEKIKHLLHCKPKEILYVCESDSLKDYVIQQTTCRVVTQKTFLQGEFLEVKHIVMDETENFCSKYGDXYLKARSITLPKVRGAGSENLHHGILWVFLDPFQVHHADINGLPPSSAQFPRKTITNGIHCALEIATVTKEEMRRIRANLPSGRSPDTLPLFRETAYKEAVCAQGLPGVDDTETGLTMEQIVKHVAERCHHLFQCGYLPKDIAVLCRKREDRGRYEPALLKAVELFVTPGATKVVFSQASGVWGSHIILDRIQQFSGLERKIAFGLSPECALSEEAHELRFASXAIKHLYVLYEKRAAF, encoded by the exons GTATCTCCAGTAATCtgtaaattcaaagaaaacattgTAATCTCCAGGATTCTTGTTAATGTAGAAACCACATTTCTGTCCAAGTCATTTCCTGGAACCCCTTTCTGTTATTGTTTGGAGCACAGAGGGACTGCTGGGCTGGATGGCGTCCAGACCGACATGGAAATGCTCTATCCCAAGACAGTTGTACACGTGGGCAGGATGACTTTTGGAGAAGAGAGCAGGAAGAAGATGGCCAGTAGCTATCTGAAAAGAATGGAGAATGCGAAAATCATCCAAGCTACCTGTGCGCTGTTAAATTCTGGAGGGGGTGTGATCAAAGCAGAGATTGATGATAAAACCTACAGTTAACGATGCCATGGGCTGGGGCAGGACCTGGAAACTTCTTTTCAGAAGCTCCTTCCTTCAGGTTCACAGAAATACCTTGACTACATGCAGCAGGGGCACAATCTCCTGATTTTTGTAAAGTCCTGGAGCCCAGATGTCTCCAGCCTCCCCCTAAGGATTTGCAGCTTGCGTTCCAATCTCTACCAGAGAGCTGTGACTTCCACTGTCAACCTGAGCGCCAGCAGTGCCTTGGAGCTTCTCAGAGAGAAGCAGTCTAGAGCCCAAAGAAGAAGATCAAGGGTGAAGGAGTGGAGTTCTCAGAAAGTTCCTTATGGATACATTCAGGAAGAGGAAGATAGGAGGGTGTCTGCCTCAGAACTGTTTCAAAAGGACag gCTCCTGTATAAGGAGAGACTCAATGTTACGGAGTCAACACGTGTGGAGCTTAAAAGGTTCACCACCAGAAAGATTGTCCCTCGGATTAAAGAAATGCTGCCTCATTACGTTTCTGCGTTGGCCAACACCCTCGGGGGATACCTAATTATTGGAGTAGATGATAAGAACAAAGAAGTGTTTGGCTgtcagagagaaaaagtgaacCCTGACTTACtaaaaagggaaatagaaagcTGTGTAGAAAAATTGCCAACCTTCCACTTCTGCTGTGAGAAGCCAAAGGTGCATTTCACAACCAAAACCTTGAATGTGTACCAAAACGATGTCCTGTACGGCTATGTCTATGTGGTTCACATGGGGCCCTTCTGCTGTGTAGTATTCACAGAGGCCCCGGATTCCTGGATCATGAGGGACAATTCTGTCACAAGGCTGACGGTGGAGCACTGGGTGGCCATGATGCTGGATATTCAGTCAG CAATTTCCAGTCTGGCCACTGACTACAGCTTTCACCTGAGTTCACCAGCTCCATCAGCCCTAGGAAGCCCATCATCTCCCAAAAAAGTCCTGGAATTTAAGAGACCTCTACAACAATGTCTGTTTCCAG TGACACAGGAAGAGATACAGTTTAAACCAGTATCCCTCTGTAAGAAACTCTTCTCAGATCATAAAGCACTCAAGGAATTAATGAAGACACAGATATATCCTTGTTCTCAGGGGATTGTGATATTTTCTAGAAGCTGGGCCAGTGATGTTGGCTTAAGGAAAGACCGGGATGTCCTGTGCGACGCTCTTCTAATAGCAGTTAACAGTCCCCTGGTACTCTATACGATCTTAATACGCCCCGGTTGGATTGGAGGGCTTGAATATGGCCGAAACACTGTTCATCAGTTAAAGCAGAAACTGGGAACCGTTGGTAGTTACACAGGGAAAGTGTGTGCTATCCCAAGGTTGATGCACCTGTCCAGCACACAGTGCAGCCCCAATGAAATCCCTGTTCACTACCCCCAGTCCTACAGGCTTGCTGCCAAGGATGAAATGGAAGACTTGTTGCCAGCCTTTATCATAGTCTCACTGTGTT AATCTCTTCTGAGTGACCAGCTGGGCTGTGAATTTTTCAACTTGCTCATAGAGGAGCAATGTGAGTTGCTTTCAGAAAGCCTTCAGGAGCCGTGAGAATTGTTTATACACTGCCTTCCAGGAACCAGGAAGACAGCCCTAGCCATAAAGATCGTGGAGAAAATTAAGCATTTGTTGCACTGCAAACCAAAAGAGATCCTTTATGTTTGTGAAAGTGACTCTTTAAAGGATTATGTGAT CCAACAAACCACCTGCAGAGTTGTGACTCAGAAAACCTTCTTACAAGGGGAGTTCCTAGAGGTTAAACACATAGTGATGGATGAGACTGAGAATTTCTGCAGTAAATATGGAGACTAGTACTTGAAGGCCAGGAGCATCACCCTTCCAAAGGTGAGGGGAGCTGGGAGTGAAAACCTTCATCATGGGATTCTCTGGGTTTTTCTGGACCCTTTCCAAGTCCATCATGCAGATATTAATGGCCTCCCCCCTTCATCTGCTCAGTTTCCTCGAAAAACAATCACCAATGGGATCCACTGTGCTCTGGAAATAGCAACGGTCacgaaagaagaaatgagaagg aTCAGAGCAAATCTGCCCTCTGGCAGGTCCCCAGACACACTGCCATTGTTCAGGGAAACTGCCTACAAGGAAGCAGTATGTGCCCAGGGTCTGCCTGGGGTGGATGACACAGAGACTGGCCTCACTATGGAACAAATTGTGAAACACGTGGCGGAAAGGTGTCACCACCTGTTCCAATGTGGCTACCTGCCCAAAGACATAGCTGTTCTGTGCAGGAAAAGGGAGGACAGAGGACGCTATGAGCCTGCACTGCTAAAAGCAGTGGAATTATTTGTAACCCCTGGAGCAACGAAGGTTGTGTTCAGCCAGGCCTCCGGTGTTTGGGGCAGTCACATCATCTTAGACCGTATTCAACAGTTTTCAGGCCTGGAGAGGAAGATTGCGTTTGGGCTGAGTCCAGAATGTGCACTGTCAGAAGAAGCACATGAGCTCCGTTTTGCCTCATGAGCCATTAAACACCTCTACGTGCTTTATGAAAAGAGGGcagctttttga